Proteins encoded within one genomic window of Solibaculum mannosilyticum:
- a CDS encoding metal ABC transporter permease, whose product MMDVIYQVMESILPFSWIQYDFMKNALLAVLLITPLFGMIGTMVVDHKLAFFSDALGHSALTGIAIGVLLGVAEPMVAMTIFAVIFAILLAQIKRSKVSSSDTIISVFSSTAIALGLVLLSAGGKFSQYSNYLIGDILTIRPQELLILVAVLVAGIVFWLLFFNKLLILSVNSVLAKSRGIRVRFVETAFITLIAILVTVSIKWVGILIINSLLILPAAASRNISHNVRQYNGVAVLFSMVSGVAGLIISYYAGTAAGPTIVLVGAAIFFLTFAFKQSVRKS is encoded by the coding sequence ATGATGGACGTTATTTATCAAGTGATGGAGAGTATCCTGCCCTTCTCGTGGATCCAGTACGATTTTATGAAAAACGCCTTGCTGGCGGTGCTGCTCATCACCCCTCTCTTCGGCATGATCGGCACCATGGTGGTGGATCACAAACTGGCCTTTTTCTCGGATGCGTTGGGACATTCGGCCTTGACCGGTATCGCCATCGGCGTACTCTTAGGAGTGGCCGAACCCATGGTGGCCATGACCATCTTCGCCGTGATCTTCGCCATTTTGCTGGCCCAGATTAAACGCTCCAAGGTTTCCTCCAGCGATACCATTATCAGCGTCTTTTCCTCCACAGCCATCGCCTTGGGACTGGTGCTTTTGTCGGCAGGAGGAAAATTCAGCCAGTATTCCAATTATCTCATCGGCGATATCCTTACCATCCGTCCCCAGGAGCTTCTGATTTTAGTAGCTGTACTGGTGGCCGGTATTGTCTTCTGGCTCCTGTTCTTTAATAAACTGTTGATCCTCAGTGTCAACAGCGTCCTGGCCAAGAGCCGGGGGATTCGGGTACGTTTCGTGGAAACCGCCTTTATCACCCTTATCGCCATTCTGGTGACGGTATCCATCAAGTGGGTGGGCATCCTCATCATCAACTCCCTGTTGATTCTTCCCGCTGCTGCCAGCCGGAACATCTCCCACAATGTCAGGCAGTATAACGGTGTGGCAGTGCTGTTTTCCATGGTATCCGGCGTAGCGGGATTGATTATCTCCTATTATGCGGGCACCGCCGCAGGTCCTACCATTGTATTGGTGGGAGCGGCCATCTTTTTCCTGACATTCGCGTTTAAACAGAGTGTGCGCAAGTCCTAA
- the thiE gene encoding thiamine phosphate synthase, which yields MNPADLTLYLVTDSDLCPPEKVPGVVEKAIRGGVTLVQLREKTASSREFYQRALAVKAVTQAYHVPLIINDRLDIALAVDADGLHIGQEDLPASVARRILGPDKLLGVSVSTVEEAMAAAQDGADHLGVGALFPTDTKEVDHLVDALAIRQIRQQSGLPLVGIGGIKASNMDVLRGSLADGVAVVSAIMCSHDPEAAARELGEAYRKAGVTDEI from the coding sequence ATGAATCCCGCTGACCTCACTCTTTATTTGGTTACAGACTCCGATCTATGCCCTCCCGAAAAGGTGCCGGGAGTGGTGGAGAAAGCCATCCGCGGCGGTGTGACTCTGGTCCAGCTGCGGGAAAAGACCGCCTCCTCCCGCGAATTTTATCAGCGGGCTTTGGCGGTCAAAGCTGTGACCCAAGCTTATCACGTCCCCCTCATCATCAACGACCGGTTGGATATCGCCCTGGCGGTGGATGCCGACGGTCTCCACATTGGCCAGGAGGATCTTCCTGCATCGGTAGCCCGCCGCATCTTGGGGCCGGATAAGCTGCTTGGGGTATCGGTATCCACCGTGGAGGAGGCCATGGCCGCCGCTCAGGACGGCGCCGATCATCTGGGGGTGGGGGCTTTGTTCCCCACCGACACCAAGGAAGTGGATCATCTTGTGGATGCCCTTGCCATCCGTCAAATCCGGCAGCAGTCGGGCCTTCCCTTGGTGGGCATCGGTGGCATCAAGGCATCCAACATGGACGTTTTGCGAGGATCCTTGGCCGACGGCGTGGCAGTTGTTTCGGCCATTATGTGTTCCCACGATCCGGAAGCAGCCGCCCGGGAATTGGGTGAAGCCTACCGGAAAGCGGGGGTAACCGATGAAATTTGA
- a CDS encoding bacterial Ig-like domain-containing protein, whose product MKKKLVSLSVAFVVLLNIVVSVPFLSLMAAQPVLELGAGVSQAGVKPGQTVDITVDLGNYSDDNVPGISGLQLNVPLPKEGDGLRYVEGSAKVLLNADGNKSVSYNSETQQLTMIYVYNGQLLSKEEKNILTFRVEVTGQYDKDTVLELPIQSIAQDQENQTIESSVDTVKIPVLVENPTIQLNGEQNTGLSYDGPVTVTFDKGTATLSKDGEEGASLESGAVVDKPGVYTVTVTDAAGNQTKETFTIVAVSSISLTPPAKTQYIQGEEFDPTGGVVTTTYSDGTTQETDLTTGMCKVNMDQLGPQVVIVSYNGKQASFEINIEEKAVDSIEMAQMPDQLVYIQNESLDVTGGKLLVHYNNDKSEEIDLAAAKCEADTSVVSDSTVVTVTYEGKTTTFTIRVERGDVASIQMQQLPTKTEYFAGENLDVSGGKILVTYQGGSQEEMALEASMCTVDMDAVGQQKVIVTYGNQTTSFDIQVKANAVTAIKMEKNPQKTIYQLGEAFTAQGGMIQVTRQNGAVSHVDLTDAMCTVPDMTTAGEKQVVVTYEGSQTTFSITVEEKKAQRISMQNNPTKTTYVEGEELNVAGGTVRVWYSDGSTQDVSLTSEMCTGFDGSKIGTQTITVTYEGMTTSFDILVNAKSAVGLSLKKAPDKTEYIQNESLDVTGGKLVVHFDNGQNQEIDLTEDMCTDYDMSKPGKQTVTVQYMAQSTQFDIVVKERTVTSISLEKAPDKVEYLEGQALDVTGALVKVTYDNGESETLAVESSMVSGYDAAAIEKQTVTVQIGDQSASFDVTVLSKAPVEELTAAIDQIDLEKLTVSDRELVEKLLEQYDQMAPVQQEAVTNYEHLEAALKRIDGMEYSPYSQSFLDGMILIEGAPGAVPEGVSIQVETKALSEQMADALKAKYGLTSTVAASFGVTVDNLGGGSLGKLKVSVKLDSKWGDSEQLKAVLLGEDGSIQEVKATVTDGILSFEVDGLSDFALIKEAVPVQPGDSSSSGTTQSPNTGESPWLLYVWVGILVVSAIVIVVLVKKRSSM is encoded by the coding sequence ATGAAGAAAAAGCTAGTATCGCTTTCGGTAGCATTTGTGGTGCTGCTGAACATTGTGGTATCGGTTCCGTTTTTGTCGCTGATGGCGGCCCAGCCGGTGCTGGAATTGGGAGCAGGGGTATCGCAAGCAGGAGTAAAACCGGGACAGACTGTGGATATTACGGTGGATTTGGGAAACTACAGTGATGACAATGTCCCCGGGATTTCCGGACTGCAGCTCAATGTGCCGCTGCCCAAGGAAGGCGATGGCCTCCGGTATGTGGAGGGTTCGGCGAAAGTACTGCTCAATGCCGACGGCAACAAGAGCGTGAGCTACAATAGTGAGACACAGCAGCTTACGATGATCTATGTTTACAATGGACAGCTTCTTTCCAAAGAGGAGAAAAACATCCTGACTTTCCGGGTCGAGGTGACGGGACAGTACGATAAGGACACGGTTTTGGAATTGCCCATCCAGTCCATCGCCCAGGATCAGGAGAATCAGACCATAGAGTCCAGCGTGGATACGGTCAAGATACCGGTACTGGTGGAGAATCCCACCATTCAGCTCAACGGCGAACAAAATACCGGCCTATCCTATGACGGCCCTGTGACGGTTACCTTCGACAAAGGCACCGCTACCCTCAGCAAGGATGGGGAAGAGGGAGCTTCGTTGGAGAGCGGAGCCGTGGTGGATAAGCCCGGGGTGTACACCGTCACTGTCACCGACGCTGCCGGCAATCAGACAAAAGAGACCTTTACCATCGTGGCGGTCAGCTCCATTTCGCTTACCCCGCCCGCCAAAACCCAGTATATCCAGGGCGAAGAATTTGATCCCACCGGCGGCGTAGTAACCACCACCTATTCCGACGGTACCACCCAGGAGACTGACTTGACCACCGGTATGTGCAAGGTGAATATGGACCAGTTGGGCCCGCAAGTGGTGATCGTCAGCTACAATGGCAAACAGGCTTCCTTTGAGATCAACATCGAGGAGAAGGCCGTCGATTCTATTGAGATGGCTCAGATGCCGGATCAATTGGTTTACATCCAAAATGAAAGCCTGGACGTCACCGGCGGCAAATTGTTGGTGCATTATAACAACGACAAGTCGGAAGAAATTGATCTTGCAGCGGCCAAGTGTGAAGCCGATACCAGTGTAGTATCGGATAGCACTGTGGTAACCGTTACTTATGAAGGAAAAACGACTACCTTTACCATCCGTGTGGAGCGGGGAGATGTGGCCTCCATCCAGATGCAACAGCTTCCCACTAAGACGGAGTATTTCGCCGGGGAAAATTTGGATGTATCCGGCGGCAAGATTTTGGTGACCTACCAGGGCGGTTCTCAAGAAGAGATGGCTTTGGAAGCTTCCATGTGCACGGTGGATATGGATGCAGTGGGCCAGCAGAAGGTAATCGTGACCTACGGCAATCAGACCACTTCCTTTGACATTCAAGTAAAGGCCAATGCCGTCACCGCCATTAAGATGGAGAAGAATCCCCAGAAGACCATCTATCAGCTGGGTGAAGCATTTACCGCCCAGGGAGGAATGATCCAGGTCACCCGTCAAAACGGCGCGGTCTCTCATGTGGACTTGACCGACGCTATGTGCACTGTCCCGGATATGACCACAGCCGGTGAAAAACAGGTTGTGGTGACATATGAGGGAAGTCAGACCACCTTCAGCATCACAGTGGAGGAGAAAAAAGCACAGCGCATTTCCATGCAGAACAATCCCACCAAGACAACCTATGTGGAGGGCGAGGAGCTGAATGTCGCAGGAGGAACGGTCCGCGTGTGGTACAGCGACGGTTCCACACAGGACGTCTCCCTCACAAGCGAGATGTGCACAGGGTTTGACGGCAGCAAGATAGGAACTCAGACCATCACCGTCACCTATGAGGGGATGACCACCAGTTTTGATATCCTGGTAAACGCAAAAAGCGCGGTGGGATTGTCTCTCAAGAAAGCCCCTGATAAGACAGAGTATATTCAAAATGAAAGCCTCGACGTCACCGGCGGTAAACTGGTGGTTCATTTTGACAACGGCCAAAATCAGGAAATCGATCTGACGGAGGACATGTGCACCGATTATGATATGAGCAAACCCGGAAAGCAGACGGTAACCGTCCAATATATGGCTCAGTCCACCCAGTTTGATATTGTAGTCAAAGAGAGAACCGTGACCAGTATCTCTCTTGAGAAAGCGCCCGATAAGGTGGAGTATCTGGAGGGTCAGGCTTTGGATGTAACCGGCGCATTGGTCAAAGTCACCTATGACAATGGGGAAAGTGAAACCTTGGCAGTGGAATCGTCCATGGTCAGCGGTTACGATGCAGCGGCGATTGAAAAGCAAACGGTCACTGTCCAGATCGGGGATCAGTCGGCTTCCTTTGATGTGACGGTCCTGTCCAAAGCGCCCGTGGAGGAGCTTACGGCAGCCATCGATCAGATTGACTTGGAGAAGCTGACGGTATCCGATCGGGAGCTGGTGGAGAAGCTCTTGGAGCAGTACGATCAAATGGCCCCGGTACAGCAGGAAGCCGTCACCAATTACGAGCATCTGGAAGCTGCTTTAAAACGGATCGATGGGATGGAATACAGTCCCTATAGCCAAAGCTTCTTAGACGGTATGATTCTGATCGAGGGAGCCCCCGGTGCTGTGCCGGAAGGTGTTTCCATCCAGGTGGAGACAAAGGCTCTCTCTGAGCAGATGGCCGATGCCCTCAAAGCAAAGTACGGTCTTACCAGTACTGTTGCAGCGTCCTTTGGAGTGACGGTGGATAACCTTGGCGGCGGCAGCTTAGGGAAGCTCAAGGTTTCGGTCAAGCTCGATTCCAAATGGGGAGACAGCGAACAGTTGAAGGCAGTGCTTCTGGGCGAAGACGGCTCCATTCAGGAAGTAAAAGCCACTGTGACAGACGGCATTCTATCTTTTGAAGTCGATGGGTTAAGCGACTTTGCCCTTATAAAAGAGGCGGTACCGGTGCAGCCGGGTGATTCGTCTTCTTCGGGAACAACCCAGTCCCCGAATACAGGGGAAAGCCCATGGCTTTTGTACGTATGGGTGGGCATCCTGGTGGTGTCGGCCATCGTCATCGTTGTATTGGTGAAGAAGCGCAGCTCCATGTAA
- the thiD gene encoding bifunctional hydroxymethylpyrimidine kinase/phosphomethylpyrimidine kinase — MKHVLTIAGSDCSGGAGVQADLKTMSAHRCFAMSVITAITAQNTQAVNDVLDIPPAMIEAQIDAIFTDIRVDAVKIGMVSVSDSIRAIAGKLRQYTPPFVVVDPVMVSKSGYDLLRPEAASALKELLLPLATIVTPNVPEAEKLAGMSIRSEDDIKEAAQRIYALGAKQVLIKGGHSDGQPTDWLFDGQKFTAFPGKRIDTPNTHGTGCTLSSAIASNLALGHPVEQAVELAKQYIQTAIEHSIPLGHGHGPVNHFYEYYGGEC, encoded by the coding sequence ATGAAACATGTATTGACTATCGCCGGTTCCGATTGTTCCGGAGGAGCCGGTGTCCAAGCCGATCTCAAGACCATGTCGGCCCATCGCTGTTTTGCCATGAGCGTCATCACGGCCATCACCGCCCAGAATACCCAGGCGGTCAACGATGTGCTGGACATCCCTCCCGCCATGATCGAAGCACAGATCGACGCTATTTTTACCGACATCCGGGTGGACGCCGTTAAAATCGGTATGGTGTCGGTGTCCGATTCCATCCGCGCCATCGCGGGCAAGCTGAGACAATATACGCCTCCCTTTGTGGTGGTGGATCCTGTGATGGTGTCCAAAAGCGGTTATGATTTGCTGCGTCCTGAAGCGGCGTCGGCCCTTAAAGAGCTTCTGCTCCCTTTGGCCACCATCGTAACACCCAACGTCCCGGAGGCCGAGAAGCTGGCGGGCATGTCCATCCGGTCGGAGGACGATATCAAAGAGGCTGCACAGCGCATTTATGCCTTGGGCGCCAAACAAGTGCTCATCAAAGGCGGCCATTCCGACGGCCAGCCCACCGATTGGCTGTTCGACGGCCAGAAATTTACCGCTTTCCCCGGCAAACGCATCGACACCCCCAATACACACGGTACCGGCTGTACCCTCTCCTCTGCCATCGCCTCCAATCTGGCTCTGGGACATCCGGTGGAGCAAGCGGTAGAATTGGCCAAACAGTATATCCAAACCGCCATTGAGCACTCCATTCCCTTAGGTCATGGCCATGGACCAGTCAACCATTTCTATGAATACTACGGAGGCGAATGTTAA
- the thiM gene encoding hydroxyethylthiazole kinase, with protein MLLADPILLEQSADLLENVRRVRPLVHCMTNRVTINDCANIILAAGGSPIMAEDEREVEEIVAAAGALVINLGILSETIFPSMLKAGRAAKRLGVPVILDPVGCGASKLRDDCCRQYIDEIHPDIVRGNMSEIKALAGMTSSTRGVDAGIDDAVTLDNAHQMSPLVTDLAKKLGTVVSATAAVDIISDGNRTAFVANGHPMLCDVTGTGCMASALTGACAGAGDAFTAATACLILMGLAGEMAQEAVQAEGRGIGTFRIRHLDYIYTIQREDILERGKVYESR; from the coding sequence ATGCTACTAGCCGATCCCATCCTTTTAGAACAGTCGGCGGACCTTTTGGAAAACGTCCGCCGCGTGCGCCCTCTGGTGCACTGCATGACCAACCGCGTCACCATCAACGACTGTGCCAACATCATCCTGGCTGCCGGAGGTTCCCCCATCATGGCCGAGGATGAACGGGAAGTGGAGGAAATCGTGGCGGCAGCCGGTGCCCTGGTCATCAACTTAGGCATCCTGAGTGAAACCATCTTCCCCTCCATGCTCAAGGCCGGACGCGCCGCCAAACGTTTGGGCGTACCGGTGATCCTGGATCCTGTTGGATGCGGGGCGTCAAAACTCCGGGATGACTGTTGCAGGCAGTATATCGACGAGATCCATCCTGATATTGTCCGCGGCAATATGTCGGAAATCAAGGCTTTGGCCGGTATGACCTCCTCCACCAGGGGCGTAGACGCCGGTATCGACGATGCCGTCACGTTGGACAACGCCCATCAAATGTCACCCTTGGTGACCGATCTGGCGAAAAAGCTCGGCACAGTGGTATCCGCCACCGCCGCTGTGGACATCATTTCTGACGGCAACCGCACCGCCTTTGTGGCAAACGGTCATCCTATGCTGTGCGACGTCACCGGCACCGGATGCATGGCGTCGGCCTTGACAGGCGCCTGCGCCGGGGCTGGGGATGCCTTCACCGCCGCTACCGCCTGTCTTATCCTCATGGGATTGGCCGGCGAGATGGCCCAGGAAGCCGTCCAGGCCGAGGGGCGCGGCATCGGCACCTTCCGTATCCGTCACCTGGACTACATCTACACCATCCAGAGGGAAGATATCTTAGAAAGGGGGAAGGTATATGAATCCCGCTGA
- a CDS encoding HAD family hydrolase yields the protein MKFDGFIFDLDGTLADSMWLWDGLLDQWLLERGFGPQPGLAEEIAHLTTQQSAQLAVERFHLDESPQQVMDEWTQLSMDAYAHKIQPKPGAVDFLKRLKAQGMPVALATSCIPETAYVFLDAHSLRPLIDAIVFTDQVARGKEYPDVYLEAAHRLGVEPQKCVVFEDIPQAVKGVGAAHMALVGVSDPHSDQTYLKQEADLFLPDFTHPSLHSFIGFSQE from the coding sequence ATGAAATTTGATGGATTTATCTTTGACTTGGACGGTACGTTAGCCGATTCCATGTGGTTGTGGGATGGGCTCCTGGATCAATGGCTGCTGGAACGGGGATTTGGTCCCCAGCCAGGTCTCGCTGAGGAAATTGCCCATCTGACGACCCAACAATCGGCCCAATTGGCAGTGGAGCGGTTTCATCTGGACGAATCCCCACAGCAGGTTATGGATGAGTGGACGCAGCTCTCGATGGACGCTTATGCCCACAAAATCCAACCCAAGCCCGGGGCTGTGGACTTTTTAAAACGTCTCAAGGCCCAGGGGATGCCTGTAGCTCTTGCCACCTCCTGCATCCCGGAAACAGCCTACGTCTTCTTGGATGCCCACAGCCTACGTCCGCTCATCGATGCAATTGTCTTTACCGATCAGGTGGCCCGGGGCAAAGAATATCCCGACGTCTATTTGGAAGCCGCCCATAGGCTGGGAGTAGAACCTCAAAAATGCGTTGTATTTGAGGATATCCCTCAGGCAGTCAAGGGCGTCGGTGCAGCTCATATGGCATTGGTGGGGGTATCGGATCCTCACAGCGATCAGACGTATCTAAAACAGGAAGCCGATCTTTTCCTTCCCGATTTTACCCATCCTTCCCTCCATTCTTTTATCGGATTCAGCCAGGAATAA